A section of the Labrus mixtus chromosome 15, fLabMix1.1, whole genome shotgun sequence genome encodes:
- the nppb gene encoding natriuretic peptides B produces the protein MHLSSVCGLLLILNLQLITSYPISTGLTDTDMDILKVLLHRLEESVSEQTEVDQRVPAERDGVDVDEDEAADVQQPQTGLDEEMIREFLSAKNLKSVRNDSSRRSSGCFGRRMDRIGSMSSLGCNTVGKYTPK, from the exons ATGCATCTGTCCTCCGTCTGCGGCCTCCTGCTCATCTTAAACCTGCAGCTGATCACCTCGTATCCAATCAGCACCGGCCTGACCGACACCGACATGGACATCTTAAAG GTTCTCCTTCACAGACTGGAGGAGTCCGTGTCCGAGCAGACTGAAGTGGACCAGAGAGTCCCTGCAGAGAGGGACGGTGTGGACGTGGACGAGGACGAGGCAGCAGATGTTCAGCAGCCTCAGACCGGCCTGGACGAGGAGATGATCCGAGAGTTTCTGTCTGCCAAGAACCTGAAGAGCGTCCGCAACGACTCGTCCAGGAGGTCCTCCGGCTGCTTCGGCCGACGGATGGACCGGATAGGATCCATGAGCTCGCTGGGCTGCAACACGGTCGGCAAATACA CTCCAAAGTAA
- the nppa gene encoding natriuretic peptides A yields the protein MMSAAVLWGLLVLLCQRTLVSGHVLGRPSATSDLAQLKTLLQRFEETLAEAAPEEEDSEADYNQEPEQSQTGRGWSPEHEVEQEASIPERSQSAAEGRSRTAASVRSLLQDLLTARKRTSGCFGARMDRIGNASGLGCNNGRG from the exons ATGATGAGTGCTGCAGTCCTGTGGGGCCTGCTGGTCCTGCTCTGTCAGCGCACATTGGTGAGCGGACACGTACTGGGACGACCGTCTGCGACCAGCGACCTCGCCCAGCTCAAG acTTTACTGCAGCGTTTTGAGGAGACTCTGGCTGAAGCCGCCCCGGAGGAAGAAGACTCTGAAGCCGATTATAATCAGGAGCCCGAACAGAGCCAGACCGGTCGAGGGTGGAGCCCGGAGCACGAGGTGGAGCAGGAAGCTTCGATACCAGAGAGGTCTCAGTCGGCAGCTGAGGGCCGCAGCAGGACGGCGGCGAGCGTGAGGAGCCTCCTGCAGGACCTGCTCACCGCCAGGAAGCGAACCTCCGGGTGCTTCGGAGCCAGAATGGACCGGATAGGGAACGCCAGCGGACTGGGATGCAACAACGGAAGAG GGTAA